GTCGACCTTCTTGGTCAGCACTGTCAGATTCTGTTTTGTTATGCTCAGAGTTTCGTTTCTGATCGAGTTAAGCAAGTATAACTGAATGCCCGTGGTGCAGAGCCAATTAAGCAGAAGCACCCCAAGATCACGTACGCCGACCTGTACCAGCTCGCCGGAGTCGTGGCCGTCGAGGTCACCGGTGGACCAACCATAGATTTCGTCCCCGGCAGGAGGGTAAGTTCATCAAATCAGCAGCAACATTTGCTCTATTAATTGTCGGGAAAAAAACATCAGTTTTACCAATAGCAACCATGTATTGCAGGATTCTTCAGTTGCCATTGAGGAAGGACGCTTGCCAGATGCTAAGCAAGGTAACCAACTTACACAAAtagataggcaattagttttcctatctttatttTGCATGCCGGCTGTGGCTTTTATTATCCGCTCTTTGTGAGCCGTTTGGGGACTAGTTTGTAACGGAGTTCATGACCTTTGTTGGACCTATTTGCTTTTAATAAATGTGGTCGTATGCAtatttctgatgcagaggccgaggctgcgccccttttccaaaaaaaatatttAGCAGATTCCAGTGGCACATTGTTTCTCTTCGTGAATGAAATGTGGGATGCAAAAACTTACTATTGCGCTACCCAAATAACAGTTTTAACTAATGCGCTTGAATTAGAGTTTGCTTCTGACAGTCATTGGCTTAAAGAGAAAAGAGAACTGAAAATTGCTTATGTTTATCATGTGACCAGGTGCTTCACACCTCAGGGAAGTTTTCTACCGAATGGGCTTGACCGACAAGGACATAGTGGCACTCTCGGGTGGCCATACTCTGGTACTACGACAACGCCTTTTTTTCATATTGAGAGAATTGTTCATAAGTCATGGTTCTTCAGACTATTGGTCTGCATTGTACGTTTTTAGGGGAAAGCTCGTCCCGACAGATCGGGATTCGACGGTGCTTGGACAAAAGATCCACTGAAGTTCGACAACTCCTACTTCGTGTAAGCATAGTTATGCCAGTCGTAGATTGCACTTCATCAGCTCAGAACAACCTTGGCATTGTTGGACTTCATCTTCTGTATATGCTGCAGTGAGCTTCTGAAAGGGGACTCTAATGGGCTACTCAAGCTGCCTACAGACAAGGTTCTCGTGGAAGATACCGATTTTCGTCGCTTCGTTGAATTATACGCAAAGGTAAAACAGAATTCAATTCAGAATATCTCCAATCTGTGTGCTACATTCATCTTGCTTAGCGTGTGGGATTATTATGTTTCGCGCAGGATGAGGATGCCTTCTTCAGGGACTACGCAGAGTCACACAAGAAGCTTTCCGAGCTCGGGTTCACGCCTTCTCGCGCTACCCTACTGGCGTGGGGGTGCAGAGACAAAGCCAAGAGGGCTGTCACGAGAACTACCGCTGTCTTTGCGGTTGCGGTTGCCGTCATCGCCTGCGCTTACATCTGTGAATCCAAGAGGAGGCTCAGTGGTTAACTTGCAAGTCTCCATGTGCATATAACTGCAAATTTACTGATGGGCTCTGAAGAACAAAGTTAAATCGTACATTGAGATGTTGTGCAGTCGTATTTGTAACTGATGTGCTGATACAGCGACGAGAATGCGTGCTACTATCTATCATATATGTAACATTGTGTAGTTGTATAGACAGTGAAATAAGGGAAATTACAGTGGTTGTTGATCGTGCAAGTTTCTACGGGAGTTCCTCAGAGCTCTCAAGTGGTAGAAATAATCTTTGGCAATGAATGAGTGTCGTGTCACAATCGACGACCACTGCAATCTTTGGCAATGAATAATCCGGTAATCTTTCTCAAGTTCTGAAGTGAGCATTTTTTGGGAGAAGAACTCGCATGAAAAGTAAAGAGAAGGGAGTACGTAGATTAGGGTCTCATTTCCTGAAAATATGTTCAGCATGTAAAGAAAAATGAGAACGTGTATTCgaaaaaatgttcatcttttttTACGTTCAGCATGTACTCAAAAAAAATTCACGTGTTTCATAAATATGTTCATGATATTTCAAAAATGTATATAAAATGTAAACAACTGTTCACATAATTTTAAAATATATTTCTGACCATTTCAAAAAGATGTTCATGCATTCCAAAAATATTTTCGTGACATCTTTAAAAAATAATAACACAATGTAAAAACTGTTTAGTATCATCCAAAAATGTCCaatatgtatttaaaaatgttcaacacTTTTTGATAAAAATGTCCAACAAGTGGtaggacccttccctggaccctgcgcaagcgggagctacatgcaccaggttgccctttttttttgaTAAAAATCTGCAAACATGTATTTGAAAGAATGTTTAGTGTCTATTTGAAACAATATTCAACATGTATCAAAAAATGTTACGCGTGTATACAAAAAGTGTACAACATGTACTATTAAACAAAATCAACATGTATTTGAAATTAATAAATGATACAAAACACATTGAaacaaaagaaggaaaaaacacTCAAAATGTTCTAAAATCGGTCCATAGAATCATCCCAAAACTGTTCCATGGAGCTACATTGTTGGGCCAGCCCGTTTAGTGGAGCGCCAGAGGCGACGTGGCGTTTTTTTTGCGAAAGGTGAAGCCCATTCTTTGGCCTAGGCTGCTGCTTCACTTTCCTCCGGGCACCACGTGTGGCTTTCTATCTTGCCCGATATCATTTGTATTCCTATGAACATTCTTAATAAAGGTCTACAGTTTTCTGAAAAAAAGGTCGTCTGCACCAGTTTTTTGCTCGATTTTTTTTGCTTCCTTTGTCTTAGAGTGTACAGGTTTAAAAAACTGAGAAATCAAAACATTTTATGTGTTTACAGATTCTTTTGCAGGCTAGATCGTTCGTTCAGCAGTTGACCCTTGATCATTGACTTTTCTAAATTCGAAAAAAATCAGCAATTTAGAAAGTTTAccaattttaaaaaatattatcaattttgaaaaaataaatcTTCAAAATTTAAAaacgttcatcaattttgaaaaaaagattGACAAACTTGGAAGAAGTTTATTGATTTTGAAAACAGTTCAGCAATTTTGTAAAAAAGTTCTAAACATTGAAAATGTTTATCTATTTTGAAAAAGTTCTAAACATTGAAAATGTTTAtctattttgaaaaagttcatcgaatttggaaaaacaTCAATTTCGAAAAATAACAACGATGTTGAAAAAAGTTTGtgcatttaaaataataaaataaaataaaagaaactataTACCTTTTAGTCAGCCCACCCATGTAGCATCGATAGAGGTTGGGGGTGCGCCCGTTTTTGCCCATGCCTTTAGCCGGCACAACGGGCGTCAAATAGGATTTGGCTGGGATATAACTACATATCAAAATAGGAGGGGAGAGGAAGAGCAACATACCCTAACTCATTAAGGATAGACGCACCCACTCAGCCACGCacaaggtattttccaagattccTCCTATTCCACGTTTAACGTACGGAATAGCGAGGTAAGGCCTTTCCTATTTGACGCTCTCTCCGAAGAGATGCCACGTGAAAGCGCTGGCCCAAGCATTCTTTTTCTTGTTTAGTAACTTCTGGAAGGAAGTACAACTTATGCATGCATGCCAAAAATTACAAATGCTAGCTGAGTGAAACCAATTGGAAGCTAATCTTTGTTTAATATCACATGAAGTGATAAAACTAGTATATCATGTTTTCCAATTTCCACGCATTGTGTGCCAAAGGACCAAAATGAAGTTATAGGGATGAGCTCATGTATTCTCTAAAAAGGGACAAGCTCATATGACTCACTTGTTTTGCGCCGCTGGTACATTTTTCAGTCCTCCCCCTTAAAGGTTCTAGCGCTTCAAAATTAAGTGGCTCCGATCTGTTGACTGAATCATGTCATATTTGTCGAGCAACATGTGTGGATTGATCCCTTGCGAGTATTTTTATTTTTAGGTTGCACGCAGTGGCACTATTTGGTGCGTGATTATAGACCATGAATAGTTTAGGACGTGCATTTGCTAACCCTTATAAAAGGAAGAGAAGAATGAGTCGAGAGACAATTAAGTGGGACAGAAGTTGCATGTCCATCTTCTTGCCAATGTTCAACCAGTGTCTTTCATCCAAGAGTTCGCGTGTGTTAGTAGTGGCATCCACCGGTTCGAGTCAGTGATCTGATCCCGGACTAACATCCAAGGCTCTCAGATCGCGCCTAGCTTCTGCATAAGCTTGATTAGCATTATGAGGGCTACAATGTCAGCAACTTCTTCATCCATGTTGATAGGATCGATCGATGTGCACCTTTCCTTCTTCACTGCATTCAGCAATGAAGTAAAATCTCGTGTCTATGTGTTTGCTTCGGTCATGGTGGACAGGATTGTCGCACAACACAATTGTTGATTTGTTGTCCAGCCCCAACTTGACCGTCCTTGTTTGAAAAGGAGTCATCTAAGGCATAGGCCATGGCGCACCGCGGTCGCTGCTTCGATGTATTCTGCCTCGCAAGATAGAAGTGTGTCATGATATTCTATCCATGTGTTAATATGTTATTTGACGTCCACCAAGAAAGAGATTCTTTGCATGAACATCGTCACATAATTATGATGTGAGGCGAAGTACTTTGAGGCAGCGGCAGCAGATGGCCATGGCATAGCCCTGTCGAATCCTTGCATACATGCAGGGCATGCACCAAGAGCAAAGGAAGGTCACAACATTTATGGACAATAACTCCACGGTTGCACTGTCCAAGAAACCTATCCACGATGATCGAAGCAAACACGTTGACATCAGATTTCATTTTCGATGACGGAAAGGTTATCAAACCTGTATAGTAGGACAAATAACTTGTGACATTCTAACGAGATGTGCAGAATCTAGCTAGGTGCACTCACTGTGGAGCCAAGTGCCCTTGATTGGGAGGTGATTTTTCAAACTCAATCTATATATGCGCCTGGATCAACCATGTCGGGATTTCTGTTTTCGCAATAATCATAGAGCATGTATTCTGTAGGCCATGGATCGGACCCTTAGGAAGAGGAAGCGTAATAGGCAATAATCGCTATCTTATCCATCTCTTTCTGTGTATTTGTGTTGGCAGGTACGAGTGTCTGATACAAGACTGAGCAGAAACATCAAAGAAACTAAGCATCCTCTGTTTCTTCCCATTTTTTGACGGAAACTGCATAATTCCACCTCAACTTAGGGATGCCATCTCCATCTTCGGCTATGTATCAACCGCGCCCATCATGTTAAACTGAATATACTCCCGTATTTGACAATAAATTTATTCTTGGCTTCCCTAGGTCCATGACAGGAGCATGGATGTCGCGATGCAGACTACAATGGTACGGTTGGTGGTAGCGGTACAATACCTCAATTCTACAGTGGCTGCCTGCAACACCATGGTTTTCACTTGAGAGGTCACTCATATGGGAGCATGAACCGAAGCACTGAAACAAAGCATGTGAATTGTTATGAGAAATGGCATGATAGTTCAATAGGGTGACTGTAGAAATGTATATAGCGGAGAAAACAGTTGAGAAATGTTTGCTTGAGCAATGTCGTCTTTACACCCCCAAAAAACTGTTCATTTGGTTTGCTAATTTATGGACGCTGATCTCAACCTTCACAAGCCATGGACATGTTCAATCTATGAGGCACACATGCATTTTCGCCTGCAGATGAGATATGTTCACAGTGCTCAGTGAAGAATCATGAACACAATTTTGTGTGTGTGGATAGTTTGGTCTTTGATTGGCACTGATGGACACAGGAAACCAGAGCCGGAAAAACATTGGCATACCTAATAGTCCGATCATTTTTTCGCTTTGATCTGTACAGTGGGTCATTTCATGGCTTGAGTTGGACTAGGCGAATTGTGTGTCATTGTAATGGTGGTGAATGTGTGTGGTGTGTCACGTTGTATCAGTTGTATCGGCCGTCTTGGCTCCTCTTCTATGTTACTGGTGCACCTCTCCATGGTTTATCCTTGAAAATAAATATTTCAGAACACATCATGGTTCAGTTTAtgaaaatataatttatttcgCTGTCAGATTTGTGTGGAGAGTACAGAGTAGTCCCAAATAAATACTAATCCCTACTTCATTCTGTAAATCTCCCATAGGGACGAGCGACAGAAGGATGCACGGCCCTGATAAACCCATACTTCTATTTGTGTCTAGAAAAAGGAAGTGTACATGCATTAAGGGTGATAACTCACCACATATGTGGCCCTGCTACTGATTGACAGTAAAGTGAGCTGCTGGCAACGACAATCGTTGTCGATAGCCCTGATAAGGTGAATACTCACAGCAAATAAGTCAATAATATAACATCAAATTCGGGTCTACAAAAAAATGCTTTATATGGTGATAACCCAGGAGATAAGTAGGCCCTGCAACTGATTGACACGGATGAATGTGGACAAACCCGTCCAAAGTGTTCCATCACTTTCACCATTGATCCCGCTGTTCCTGAATAATCGACATAACAACAGACGCTATGCGTCATACCACAGCTTTGACACAGACTCGCACTATGCGTCCTCAATTGTTGAGCTCGTGTGTATGTTGCGCGATAGAATAGGGTTAAGAGACCAAATGCAAAAAAATGAAACATGTGATCCCAACTTCCCAAGACACTTCTTGAATAAGTAGACTACACGCGCACCGATTCTTCAAATGACAGTGTCGTCAACATCATGTGGAGCACTTTAGTGAGAAACGCAATCACCCAGAGGATCTTATGTGGCgatgtggcaaagccacccttgCTAAGTGCATATAGTCTTATGTGACGATGTGGCTATTTTGCGATCGTAAAAGGGAAGCCATCATGGCTTCGGGATAAGAATGCTTGTGCAACGAGAACCCAAAACTTTTGGGCGCAAGTATTTGCCGTCGTCGATGATTGCTGCTTGCAAAAATGAGACGGAGACGGTAGCGTGACTGGCGAGAGTCTCGGGCAATAATTTGCTTTCCCGCCATGGCCATTTGGGGGACATGAAGGGCTCGGGTGTGTGGATAAGGGACTGATGCTATGGACCCATGGTGCAGGAGTCCATATCTCATGTCTTTCCAGCCGGGCAGAAAATGAGGCGCTTCTTCCTGCACCAAAGGGCCGGATAAAAAGACCGGGCCACCATATCTGTAATAATTGATTTTCCAACAGTTCCCAAGATTCCCCAAGAGCATAGCTTAGCAATATCCTCTTGTAAAACTCAGACATGATCAATCTACATGCCTGTTTATTTGCATCACCTCTTATATCTCAAAACACCTCTTGCCTATGTCTCAGCTGTTCTATCTCAATATTATTTATTTTGCCGGGTGTAAAGTTAAGCTAAAATTTGCATACAGCTTGTAAAGTGTACACAGCTACCAGCACAGGATTATAGACTCACGTCATCTTAAATACTACCTTCATCGGGGTTTACAAACTGGGCATGAGTTTTCAGGTCTTCGTTTTGACTAACAAAACATGTAGTATTATATGTTACAGAAACATATTGTTATATTCGTTGTCCAATGAAATTTCTAACATACAATTTTCACGGCATATTATACAAATTTTGTTAGTCAAATTGTAGGCCTAAAAATTCATGCCTAACAAACATTTTCGTCCGGAGGGAGTACCGAATTGAGAGGACATTTAATTGGCTTGTACAATGGGAAAAACACAAGTTATTTTTCCTATAGATTCAGATGAATGTATACTATTCTATGGAACCCGATGCTAATAAATTATAATAAAATTTTCAAATGATTTGTAATCCTACGGATCAAACAACAGTACAGCACACACACAGAAAAAAGCTCGATGTGTTGGATCAACATTTGATCGGCTTGGATCACCGTTGTTATTATTTTCCTTTATCTTTATGAAACATCAAGGGGATACAAAAACTATGAACATACATCTGGCCTTTGCACAATTAGGCGTGTCCAGCTGTCTGTGGGCTTTGCCCGATGGCATGAGGCGCCGCGGTGAGGGAGCAGGAGTCAGGTGGCTCCGAGGGGTTGTGCCAAAAAGACCCTGCCGCCAGCAGGCATTGCCCGGCGGCGAGGGAAGAGGACTCGGGGGGCAGAGGCAGCTGGAGAAGGGTTTCCCCAGAGCCATTCTTATGAGCCGTATATAGATATATTA
The window above is part of the Triticum aestivum cultivar Chinese Spring chromosome 2A, IWGSC CS RefSeq v2.1, whole genome shotgun sequence genome. Proteins encoded here:
- the LOC123184518 gene encoding probable L-ascorbate peroxidase 3, peroxisomal, which gives rise to MSSATGPVVDAEYVAEIERARRDLRALIASKSCAPIMLRLAWHDAGTFDKNTITGGPDGSIRFPEELRHAANAGLKIAVDLLEPIKQKHPKITYADLYQLAGVVAVEVTGGPTIDFVPGRRDSSVAIEEGRLPDAKQGASHLREVFYRMGLTDKDIVALSGGHTLGKARPDRSGFDGAWTKDPLKFDNSYFVELLKGDSNGLLKLPTDKVLVEDTDFRRFVELYAKDEDAFFRDYAESHKKLSELGFTPSRATLLAWGCRDKAKRAVTRTTAVFAVAVAVIACAYICESKRRLSG